A stretch of the Alnus glutinosa chromosome 6, dhAlnGlut1.1, whole genome shotgun sequence genome encodes the following:
- the LOC133871333 gene encoding uncharacterized protein LOC133871333, producing the protein MNRPGDWNCRSCNHLNFQRRDSCQRCGEPKPSERGDYGSFGGKGSSSSFGSFSTGPDVRPGDWYCNVGNCGAHNFASRSSCFKCGASKDDSPGGGYEGDMSRIRGFGFGGSGGGGGGGSSSRSNWKSGDWLCTRSGCNEHNFASRMECFRCNAPRDSSGKSPY; encoded by the exons ATGAACAGGCCAGGAGATTGGAATTGCAGGTCATGCAACCATCTCAACTTTCAAAGGAGGGACTCATGCCAGCGGTGTGGAGAGCCTAAACCATCTGAGAGAGGTGATTATGGAAGCTTTGGAGGAAAAGGTAGCTCGTCGTCGTTTGGGTCGTTCAGTACCGGCCCCGATGTCCGGCCAGGTGACTGGTACTGCAACGTCGGCAACTGCGGAGCCCACAACTTTGCTAGCCGCTCAAGCTGCTTCAAGTGCGGCGCCTCAAAGGATGATTCTCCTGGTGGGGGATACGAGGGTGACATGTCTAGAATCAGAGGCTTTGGTTTTGGCGGCAGCGGCGGGGGTGGGGGCGGCGGCAGCTCCAGTCGCTCTAACTGGAAATCCGGTGACTGGCTTTGCACTAG GTCTGGTTGCAACGAGCACAATTTTGCGAGCAGGATGGAATGCTTCCGATGCAATGCACCGAGGGACTCAAGTGGCAAGTCTCCATATTAA